One Falsarthrobacter nasiphocae DNA segment encodes these proteins:
- a CDS encoding M3 family metallopeptidase, whose translation MKHHILNSSALPGGVPDYSELTPESLDELLAEATAHQRAAWAAIAENPESATFQNTIVPLEEAYAVAALAYAALGTFEGSCGTDEILDLSARWAPKLAEHSAAMAEDERLAARLSGLSTEGLSPEQAHLVSEWTKAFEAQGAFLAADVKEEVARIDAEIASLMSEHSTALLKGAEAAAFVTDREEDLAGLSEEAVARAAANAAEAGLPGHWRLTQDLFAAPSSLSSMTDRQARRTYYANSINRGRGPVRDTGSADTPENLTTAAKIAALRVKKAELFGFPRYADLSLRTSVAGDVNTALGMLERLIPAALASFERELDVMAEVSGMAREDIEASDVPYLQALVAKERYSVDEDALRPYFELDRVLNEGVFRAASGLYGISFRELTDVPTYRPDVRVWEVTDADGSRLGMFLGDFFARSTKQGGAWMHDLVPANGMTGARPVVMNTLNIQEPQPGEPALLSIDNVRTLFHEFGHALHSLLTDTGYVSNAGTNVPRDFVEYPSQVNEMWMFAPGVVEHYAVHHKTGEPLSAETIEAIRRSAVWGEGFSTSEYLGAALLDMAWHTRTSSDEPIETAEQALEFERSVLAKYGFEGLPVGPRYRTGTFKHIFGGGYAAGYYSYIFSEMMDAETVAWFEERGGLTRENGDAFRTALLSTGNRQDPAQSFRDLLGRDPEIAPLLTRRGLVVDDDR comes from the coding sequence ATGAAACATCACATTCTGAATTCCAGCGCTCTCCCTGGCGGTGTCCCGGACTATTCCGAGCTGACCCCGGAGAGCCTGGACGAGCTGCTGGCCGAGGCCACCGCTCACCAGCGCGCCGCGTGGGCGGCCATCGCCGAGAACCCCGAGTCGGCCACGTTCCAGAACACGATCGTCCCGCTCGAGGAGGCCTACGCGGTGGCTGCGCTCGCGTACGCGGCACTCGGAACATTCGAGGGATCGTGCGGCACGGACGAGATTCTCGACCTCTCCGCCCGGTGGGCCCCGAAGCTCGCGGAGCACTCCGCGGCCATGGCGGAGGACGAGCGGCTGGCAGCGCGCCTCTCGGGCCTGAGCACCGAGGGCCTCTCCCCCGAGCAGGCCCACCTGGTCTCCGAGTGGACCAAGGCGTTCGAGGCGCAGGGCGCGTTCCTCGCGGCAGACGTCAAGGAAGAGGTGGCCCGCATCGACGCGGAGATCGCCTCCCTCATGAGCGAGCACAGCACCGCGCTGCTCAAGGGCGCCGAGGCCGCGGCCTTTGTCACGGACCGGGAGGAGGACCTGGCGGGCCTCTCCGAGGAGGCGGTGGCGCGGGCCGCGGCGAACGCCGCCGAGGCCGGGCTCCCCGGCCACTGGCGGCTCACGCAGGACTTGTTCGCGGCCCCGTCGTCGCTCTCATCCATGACGGACCGCCAGGCGCGCCGGACGTACTACGCCAACTCGATCAACCGCGGCCGTGGCCCCGTCCGGGACACCGGCAGCGCGGACACCCCGGAGAACCTGACCACGGCCGCGAAGATCGCCGCCCTGCGAGTCAAGAAGGCCGAGCTGTTCGGGTTCCCCCGGTACGCGGACCTGTCCCTGCGCACGAGCGTCGCGGGAGACGTGAACACGGCCCTCGGGATGCTCGAGCGCCTCATCCCCGCCGCGCTCGCGAGCTTCGAGCGCGAGCTCGACGTCATGGCCGAGGTCAGCGGGATGGCCCGCGAGGACATCGAGGCCTCCGACGTGCCCTACCTCCAGGCACTGGTGGCCAAGGAGCGCTACAGCGTGGACGAGGACGCGCTCCGCCCGTACTTCGAGCTGGACCGCGTCCTCAACGAGGGCGTGTTCCGGGCCGCGTCCGGCCTCTACGGGATCAGCTTCCGCGAGCTGACCGACGTGCCCACGTACCGGCCGGACGTGCGCGTGTGGGAGGTGACGGACGCGGACGGCAGCCGCCTCGGCATGTTCCTCGGCGACTTCTTCGCGCGCTCCACCAAGCAGGGCGGCGCGTGGATGCATGACCTCGTCCCCGCGAACGGCATGACCGGCGCCCGCCCCGTGGTCATGAACACCCTGAACATCCAGGAGCCGCAGCCCGGCGAGCCCGCGCTGCTCAGCATTGACAACGTGCGCACGCTCTTCCACGAGTTCGGGCACGCGCTTCACTCCCTTCTCACGGACACGGGCTACGTCTCCAACGCGGGCACCAACGTGCCACGGGACTTCGTCGAGTACCCGTCCCAGGTCAACGAGATGTGGATGTTCGCCCCCGGTGTGGTGGAGCACTACGCGGTGCACCACAAGACGGGCGAGCCGCTCTCCGCCGAGACCATCGAGGCCATCCGCCGCTCCGCTGTCTGGGGCGAGGGGTTCAGCACGTCCGAGTACCTCGGGGCCGCGCTTCTCGACATGGCGTGGCACACGCGGACCTCTTCGGACGAGCCCATCGAGACGGCCGAGCAGGCGCTTGAGTTCGAGCGGTCCGTCCTCGCCAAGTATGGGTTCGAGGGCCTGCCCGTCGGTCCGCGCTACCGCACCGGCACGTTCAAGCACATCTTCGGCGGCGGCTACGCGGCGGGCTACTACTCCTACATCTTCTCCGAGATGATGGACGCCGAGACCGTCGCCTGGTTCGAGGAGCGCGGCGGCCTCACGCGCGAGAACGGCGACGCTTTCCGCACCGCCCTCCTCAGCACGGGCAACCGGCAGGACCCGGCCCAGTCCTTCCGGGACCTCCTCGGACGGGACCCGGAGATCGCTCCCCTGCTCACCCGCCGGGGGCTCGTGGTCGACGACGACCGCTAG
- a CDS encoding CapA family protein: protein MPRSATVHRAVTAATLGLALALAGCASDGPGGTAPSGGGETGGPSSSPSAAPRITESAAGKDACGEGECFSLSVSGDFLLHEGLWRQAEADARTTGGGQDGLDFGPLIAAQKPYLAQADLSMCQMETPLADAKGPYSAYPSFNVPPQILPAAKAAGYDACTMASNHTIDQGVPGVERTRKALAAAKLGSTGGNLTEAESKKPAIFTSSNGVKVAVVTGTYGLNGIEPDVPWRVDTLDAPTMIAKAKAARAAGADIVLANMHAGEEYASVPNEEQTTTAHALVDSGQFDLIYGEHTHSVLPIEKYKGTWIVYGLGNNLTELSPWYPVNNEGLMVNAVFGKKGEKWTVTTLRWAPSLIVKDPYRWCPVGTVNPAPTCAPAAAAAESRARTTETVNSMGADKDGAVEWKIAP, encoded by the coding sequence GTGCCACGCTCAGCCACCGTTCACCGCGCTGTCACCGCCGCCACCCTGGGCCTTGCGCTGGCCCTCGCCGGGTGCGCCTCGGACGGCCCAGGGGGCACCGCGCCCTCCGGCGGGGGAGAGACGGGCGGCCCGTCGTCGTCGCCTTCCGCAGCGCCCCGCATCACCGAGTCCGCGGCGGGCAAGGACGCCTGCGGTGAGGGCGAGTGCTTCTCCCTCTCCGTGAGCGGGGACTTCCTCCTCCACGAAGGCCTCTGGAGGCAGGCCGAGGCGGACGCGCGGACCACAGGAGGCGGACAGGACGGCCTCGACTTCGGGCCCCTCATCGCCGCCCAGAAGCCCTACCTGGCCCAGGCAGACCTGTCCATGTGCCAGATGGAGACGCCCCTCGCCGACGCAAAGGGCCCCTACAGCGCCTACCCGTCCTTCAACGTCCCGCCGCAGATCCTCCCCGCCGCCAAGGCCGCAGGCTACGACGCCTGCACCATGGCGAGCAACCACACCATCGACCAAGGCGTCCCCGGCGTCGAGCGGACCCGGAAGGCGCTTGCGGCCGCGAAGCTCGGCAGCACGGGCGGGAACCTGACGGAAGCCGAATCGAAGAAGCCGGCCATCTTCACCTCGTCCAACGGCGTCAAGGTGGCCGTCGTGACGGGGACCTACGGGCTCAACGGGATCGAGCCGGACGTGCCGTGGCGGGTCGACACGCTGGATGCCCCGACGATGATCGCCAAGGCCAAGGCCGCCCGGGCCGCCGGCGCGGACATCGTCCTGGCCAACATGCACGCCGGCGAGGAGTACGCCTCCGTGCCCAACGAGGAGCAGACGACCACCGCCCATGCGCTCGTCGACTCGGGCCAGTTCGACCTGATCTACGGCGAGCACACGCACTCGGTCCTGCCCATCGAGAAGTACAAGGGCACGTGGATCGTCTACGGCCTGGGCAACAACCTCACCGAGCTCTCCCCGTGGTACCCCGTCAACAACGAGGGCCTCATGGTCAACGCGGTCTTCGGCAAGAAGGGGGAGAAGTGGACCGTGACGACGCTGCGCTGGGCGCCGAGCCTCATCGTCAAGGACCCGTACCGGTGGTGCCCCGTCGGCACCGTGAACCCGGCTCCAACATGCGCGCCGGCCGCGGCCGCGGCGGAGTCCCGGGCGCGCACAACGGAGACGGTGAACTCGATGGGCGCTGACAAGGACGGCGCCGTCGAGTGGAAGATCGCGCCGTAG
- a CDS encoding type 1 glutamine amidotransferase, protein MSHPIFTPEGPSKGALRIVQLYPDDMNIYGDWGNTLTLARRAAWHGYSPEIVDYNVGDAFPEDADVIVGGGGQDSGQFKIIDDLARIADRLTGLAADGSPMLVICGMYQLFGHEFETLSGRVLPGLGILDLTTKGTDERLIGNVVTESDEFGRIVGYENHSGKTVLGSGAEPLGRVVVGAGNNGEDETEGARHANVLGTYLHGSLLPKNPALADCLLRTAAERRHGEFVPGALDDSLEERARRSAEKRPR, encoded by the coding sequence GTGAGCCACCCCATCTTCACCCCCGAGGGACCGTCCAAGGGCGCGCTGCGGATCGTCCAGCTCTACCCGGATGACATGAACATCTACGGGGACTGGGGCAACACCCTGACGCTTGCGCGCCGCGCGGCCTGGCACGGCTACTCCCCCGAGATCGTGGACTACAACGTCGGGGACGCGTTCCCCGAGGACGCAGACGTGATTGTGGGCGGCGGGGGCCAGGACTCCGGGCAGTTCAAGATCATCGATGACCTCGCCCGCATCGCCGACCGTTTGACCGGCCTCGCCGCAGACGGCTCCCCCATGCTCGTCATCTGCGGGATGTACCAGCTCTTCGGTCATGAGTTCGAGACCCTGTCCGGCCGCGTCCTCCCCGGGCTCGGCATCCTCGACCTGACCACAAAGGGCACCGACGAGCGACTCATCGGCAACGTCGTCACCGAGTCGGACGAGTTCGGCCGGATCGTCGGGTACGAGAACCACTCGGGGAAGACCGTCCTCGGCAGCGGCGCCGAGCCCCTCGGCCGCGTCGTCGTCGGTGCGGGAAACAACGGCGAGGACGAGACGGAGGGCGCCCGGCACGCGAACGTCCTGGGCACGTACCTCCATGGGTCCCTTCTGCCAAAGAACCCGGCCCTCGCCGACTGCCTGCTGCGCACCGCGGCGGAGCGCCGCCACGGCGAGTTCGTCCCCGGAGCGCTCGACGACTCGCTCGAGGAGCGGGCTCGGCGTTCGGCCGAGAAGCGGCCGCGCTAG
- a CDS encoding MurT ligase domain-containing protein, giving the protein MIPVSILVGKAVRAASRLRGSGSALPGLVVERFDPGFLAAMLSRMPQGVVVVSGTNGKTTTTKMVVELLASQGLKVFTNRSGSNFTRGVVASLVAEASVTGRLDADIAVLELDEAHAVHFVRQFQPTYALLLNVLRDQLDRFGEIDTTARFLDTIASRTTGTVVLNREDPRVARIAEGGAAHADVAYFGLAPQLRRMFPADDDLRRAAAADSATPADALTADVLLASLEGEKAEFDIGGRRVPATMSLKGVYNVYNAAAALALVRRILGDAADEAALVQALENVTPAFGRGESFVVNGQPLELVLVKNPAGFRLGLQSFVSSDAATMIAVNDDYADGRDMSWLWDVDFDILRSGGVDRVSGVRAADMALRLKYDDVPVGEVDEDLAASLEALLKEHPDRPKRIFSTYTAMLALRRALARHTTVEDFS; this is encoded by the coding sequence ATGATCCCCGTGAGCATTCTCGTCGGCAAAGCCGTCCGCGCCGCATCCCGCCTCCGGGGCTCAGGATCGGCCCTCCCGGGCCTCGTCGTCGAGCGGTTTGACCCGGGGTTCCTCGCAGCCATGCTCTCGAGGATGCCGCAAGGCGTCGTCGTCGTCTCCGGAACCAACGGCAAGACCACCACGACGAAAATGGTGGTGGAGCTCCTCGCGTCCCAGGGCCTCAAGGTGTTCACGAACCGCTCCGGCTCGAATTTCACGCGCGGCGTGGTGGCGTCCCTCGTCGCCGAGGCGAGCGTCACGGGCCGCCTCGACGCAGACATCGCGGTCCTGGAGCTGGACGAGGCCCACGCGGTGCACTTCGTCCGCCAGTTCCAGCCGACGTACGCCCTCCTCCTCAATGTCCTGCGGGATCAGCTTGACCGATTCGGCGAGATCGACACGACCGCCCGTTTCCTCGACACCATCGCCTCCCGGACCACGGGTACGGTCGTCCTCAATCGCGAGGACCCGCGCGTGGCCCGCATCGCCGAGGGCGGGGCGGCCCACGCGGACGTCGCGTACTTCGGCCTCGCGCCTCAGCTGCGCCGGATGTTCCCGGCCGACGACGACCTGCGCCGCGCGGCCGCCGCGGACTCGGCGACCCCCGCGGACGCCCTGACCGCCGACGTTCTCCTCGCGAGCCTCGAGGGCGAGAAGGCCGAGTTCGACATCGGCGGGCGCCGCGTCCCCGCGACCATGTCGCTCAAGGGCGTCTACAACGTCTACAACGCGGCTGCGGCCCTCGCGCTCGTGCGCCGGATTCTCGGCGACGCGGCAGACGAGGCCGCACTGGTGCAGGCCCTTGAGAACGTCACGCCCGCCTTCGGCCGCGGCGAGTCCTTCGTGGTGAACGGGCAGCCGCTTGAGCTCGTCCTCGTCAAGAACCCTGCCGGGTTCCGCCTGGGTTTGCAGTCCTTCGTCAGCTCGGACGCGGCCACGATGATCGCCGTCAACGACGACTACGCCGACGGCCGCGACATGTCCTGGCTGTGGGACGTCGACTTCGACATCCTCCGCTCCGGGGGCGTCGACCGCGTCTCGGGCGTGCGGGCGGCAGACATGGCCCTGCGTCTGAAGTACGACGACGTGCCTGTCGGCGAGGTGGACGAGGACCTGGCCGCCTCGCTCGAGGCCCTCCTCAAGGAGCACCCGGACCGGCCGAAGCGCATTTTCTCCACGTACACCGCCATGCTCGCCCTCCGCCGCGCACTGGCCCGCCACACGACCGTCGAGGACTTCTCGTGA
- the pdxT gene encoding pyridoxal 5'-phosphate synthase glutaminase subunit PdxT — MQHSGAPLVGVLAVQGDVREHEQFLQDVGARTRRIRTPRDLEGIEGLVLPGGESTAMAKLCRVLGIMDPIRELIREGLPVYGSCAGLILLADRIKDPALDAAGCPQETFGGLDVTVVRNAFGRQRESFEVDLEFAGLEPDPVHAVFIRAPQVLEAGPGVEVLARVGGLGRAAGRIVGVRSGNLLATSFHPEVTQERRIHELFMHMIAKR; from the coding sequence ATGCAGCACTCGGGAGCACCGCTGGTCGGAGTGCTCGCCGTTCAGGGGGACGTGCGCGAGCACGAGCAGTTCCTCCAGGACGTGGGAGCGCGAACGCGGCGAATTCGGACCCCTCGGGACCTGGAGGGGATCGAGGGGCTCGTCCTGCCCGGCGGGGAGTCGACGGCCATGGCCAAGCTGTGCCGCGTCCTCGGCATCATGGACCCCATCCGGGAGCTCATCCGGGAGGGCCTGCCCGTCTACGGCTCGTGCGCGGGCCTCATCCTCCTCGCGGACCGCATCAAGGACCCGGCGCTCGACGCCGCCGGGTGCCCGCAAGAGACGTTCGGCGGGCTTGACGTGACGGTCGTCCGCAACGCGTTCGGCCGCCAGCGCGAGAGCTTCGAGGTGGACCTGGAGTTCGCCGGGCTCGAGCCGGACCCCGTCCATGCGGTCTTCATCCGGGCGCCGCAGGTGCTCGAGGCGGGCCCGGGCGTCGAGGTCCTTGCGCGCGTGGGCGGGCTGGGACGGGCCGCCGGTAGAATCGTTGGAGTTCGCTCGGGGAACCTGCTCGCAACGAGCTTCCATCCGGAGGTCACGCAGGAGCGCCGGATCCACGAGCTGTTTATGCACATGATCGCGAAGAGATAG
- a CDS encoding YebC/PmpR family DNA-binding transcriptional regulator — MSGHSKWATTKHKKAAIDAKRAKAFAKLIKNIEVAARAGGADLSGNPALELAVQKAKKTSVPNDNIDRAIKRGAGLTGEVVDYSEIIYEARGPQGSALLIECLTDNKNRAASEVRVAITRNGGTVADPGSVAYLFARKGLVRLPKNGLTEDDVLMAVLDGGAEEVKDDGESFEVISEPGDLRAVVAGLEEAGIEYETDEVEFVPSMHVQLDADGARKFLKLADAIEELDDVQNVYSNADISAEVMTELEND; from the coding sequence ATGTCCGGACACTCCAAATGGGCTACCACGAAGCACAAGAAGGCCGCGATCGACGCCAAGCGCGCCAAGGCGTTCGCCAAGCTCATCAAGAACATTGAGGTCGCGGCCCGCGCTGGCGGCGCCGACCTCTCCGGCAACCCCGCCCTTGAGCTTGCCGTCCAGAAGGCGAAGAAGACGTCGGTGCCCAACGACAACATCGACCGCGCCATCAAGCGCGGTGCCGGCCTGACCGGCGAGGTCGTCGACTACAGCGAGATCATCTACGAAGCACGCGGACCGCAGGGCTCCGCGCTCCTGATCGAGTGCCTCACGGACAACAAGAACCGGGCCGCCTCCGAGGTGCGCGTCGCCATCACCCGCAACGGCGGCACCGTGGCGGACCCGGGCTCTGTCGCGTACCTCTTCGCCCGCAAGGGCCTCGTGCGCCTGCCGAAGAACGGCCTGACGGAAGACGACGTCCTCATGGCCGTCCTCGACGGCGGCGCCGAAGAGGTCAAAGACGACGGCGAGTCGTTCGAGGTCATCAGCGAGCCCGGCGACCTCCGCGCCGTCGTGGCGGGCCTCGAAGAGGCCGGGATCGAGTACGAGACCGACGAGGTCGAGTTCGTTCCCTCCATGCATGTTCAGCTCGACGCGGACGGCGCGCGCAAGTTCCTCAAGCTCGCGGATGCCATCGAAGAGCTCGACGACGTCCAGAACGTCTACTCCAACGCCGACATCTCGGCCGAGGTCATGACGGAGCTGGAGAACGACTAG
- the ruvC gene encoding crossover junction endodeoxyribonuclease RuvC, producing the protein MAQLPGRAPAQPGARPLRILGVDPGLTRCGIGVVDMHANRTAELVDVGVVGTAAEQPLDQRLLTIALAIDEWLDKHSPDMLALERVFSHNNVSTVMGTAQASGVVIVAAARRGVPVALHTPTEVKAAVTGDGQAGKEAVTQMVVRILRLSSPPRPADAADALALCIAAGWRRSVGAAEGARVVGRARTELAPRPSGALTPAQKAWAEAAKRGSRKPGTFR; encoded by the coding sequence ATGGCCCAGCTTCCAGGCCGCGCCCCCGCCCAGCCGGGGGCGCGGCCTCTGCGCATCCTCGGCGTCGACCCGGGTCTCACCCGCTGCGGCATCGGCGTCGTCGACATGCACGCGAACCGCACGGCGGAGCTCGTGGATGTGGGCGTGGTGGGCACCGCCGCGGAGCAGCCGCTGGATCAGCGGCTCCTGACGATCGCGCTGGCCATCGACGAGTGGCTCGACAAGCACTCGCCGGACATGCTCGCCTTGGAGCGCGTGTTCAGCCACAACAACGTCAGCACGGTCATGGGCACGGCCCAGGCCTCCGGCGTGGTCATCGTGGCCGCCGCCCGGCGTGGCGTCCCCGTGGCGCTGCACACGCCCACAGAGGTCAAGGCGGCGGTGACCGGGGACGGGCAGGCCGGCAAGGAGGCGGTGACGCAGATGGTTGTCCGCATTCTGCGGCTGAGCAGCCCTCCCAGGCCCGCGGACGCGGCGGACGCGCTCGCCCTGTGCATTGCGGCCGGGTGGCGGCGCTCGGTGGGGGCCGCCGAGGGCGCGCGTGTCGTTGGCCGGGCGCGCACAGAGCTCGCACCGAGGCCCTCGGGTGCGCTGACTCCTGCGCAGAAGGCGTGGGCGGAGGCCGCCAAGCGGGGATCGCGCAAGCCCGGGACTTTTCGCTAG
- the ruvA gene encoding Holliday junction branch migration protein RuvA — MISILRGEVVSVRLDRAVVLVGGIGFEVMAPAPTLASLRTGSQAQLYTSMVVREDSMTLYGFTEAEAREAFEVITSISGVGPKLGLAVMSVLEPAALREAIATENKAALQSVPGIGPKSAARMLLELKDRFGPAAVAAGGSGAGPAGVGPQVQAALLSLGWSEKDAESAWSGLVAEDPDAAASENVSVALKAALARLARKR, encoded by the coding sequence ATGATCTCCATTCTCCGGGGCGAGGTCGTCTCCGTGCGGCTGGACCGGGCCGTCGTGCTCGTCGGCGGGATCGGCTTCGAGGTCATGGCGCCAGCGCCCACGCTCGCGTCGCTGCGCACGGGCAGCCAGGCGCAGCTGTACACGTCCATGGTGGTCCGGGAGGACTCGATGACCCTCTACGGGTTCACCGAGGCCGAGGCGCGGGAGGCGTTCGAGGTCATCACGAGCATCTCCGGCGTGGGCCCCAAGCTGGGGCTCGCGGTGATGTCCGTCCTGGAGCCGGCCGCCCTGCGGGAAGCCATCGCCACGGAGAACAAGGCAGCCCTCCAGTCCGTGCCGGGCATCGGACCCAAGTCCGCCGCCCGCATGCTGCTCGAGCTCAAGGACCGTTTTGGCCCGGCGGCGGTCGCCGCCGGCGGATCAGGCGCGGGACCCGCTGGTGTCGGGCCCCAGGTCCAGGCTGCCCTGCTCTCCCTCGGATGGAGCGAGAAAGACGCGGAGTCTGCCTGGTCCGGCCTCGTCGCAGAGGACCCTGATGCCGCCGCCTCGGAGAACGTGTCCGTGGCGCTCAAGGCCGCCCTGGCGCGCCTGGCGAGGAAGCGCTAG
- the ruvB gene encoding Holliday junction branch migration DNA helicase RuvB, translated as MADRDIVQPTADPEERALEGALRPKTLGDFVGQERVREQLGLVLKAAQIRERTADHVLLSGPPGLGKTTLAMIVAQEMGAPLRITSGPAIQHSGDLAAILSSLVPGEILFLDEIHRMSRPAEEMLYMAMEDFRVDVIVGKGAGATSIPLELPPFTLVGATTRAGLLPGPLRDRFGFTGQLEFYSEAELELVLRRSALLIDLAVSGQGFSEIARRSRGTPRIANRLLRRVRDWALVHGVTNIEQSHAATALTMYEVDERGLDRLDRSVLLALIDKFGGGPVGLSTLAIAVGEETETVETVAEPYLVREGLLGRTPRGRVATPAAYAHVGRPLPEGHWSSTGGL; from the coding sequence GTGGCGGACCGCGACATCGTCCAGCCCACGGCGGACCCGGAGGAGAGGGCCCTCGAGGGCGCCCTGCGGCCCAAGACCCTCGGGGACTTCGTGGGGCAGGAGCGCGTCCGGGAACAGCTTGGCCTCGTGCTCAAGGCGGCCCAGATTCGCGAGCGGACCGCGGACCACGTGCTGCTCTCCGGCCCGCCCGGGCTCGGCAAGACAACCCTGGCCATGATCGTGGCCCAGGAGATGGGCGCGCCGCTGCGCATCACGAGCGGCCCGGCCATCCAGCATTCCGGAGACCTCGCGGCCATTCTCTCCTCTCTCGTCCCGGGGGAGATCCTCTTCCTCGACGAGATTCACCGCATGTCCCGGCCTGCTGAGGAAATGCTCTACATGGCCATGGAGGACTTCCGTGTGGACGTCATCGTGGGCAAGGGCGCCGGGGCCACGTCCATTCCACTGGAGCTCCCGCCGTTCACGCTGGTCGGGGCCACGACCCGCGCGGGCCTGCTCCCCGGTCCGCTGCGGGATCGGTTCGGTTTCACGGGCCAGCTGGAGTTCTATTCGGAGGCTGAGCTCGAGCTGGTCCTGCGCCGCTCGGCCCTGCTCATTGACCTGGCCGTCTCGGGCCAGGGGTTCTCGGAGATCGCCCGGCGCTCCAGGGGGACGCCCCGCATCGCCAACCGCCTCTTGCGCCGTGTGAGGGACTGGGCCCTGGTGCACGGCGTGACCAACATCGAACAGTCCCACGCGGCCACAGCACTGACGATGTACGAGGTGGACGAACGCGGGTTGGACCGCCTGGACCGCAGCGTCCTCCTCGCGCTGATCGACAAGTTCGGGGGCGGGCCCGTCGGCCTGTCCACCCTCGCCATCGCTGTGGGAGAGGAGACGGAGACCGTGGAGACGGTCGCCGAGCCCTACCTCGTCCGCGAAGGGCTGCTCGGGCGCACACCCCGCGGTCGCGTGGCCACCCCAGCGGCCTACGCCCACGTGGGCCGGCCGCTTCCCGAGGGCCACTGGTCCTCCACAGGGGGTCTCTAG
- a CDS encoding preprotein translocase subunit YajC, translating to MSPSLSLPLGADAAFNPGSLFLPALLVLFLLFTVMRFRKQQKEVGERRAQVVAGARVMSTSGIFGTVVSRNDAENTALVEISPGVEVTMHIGALAPAPETAPAAEDATTAPADGDGLVEPAPVDAAASGEAATPSSAYRHPGSQAEAGFTEPGTPGAGSAGSTSAETRPEAGEQR from the coding sequence GTGTCACCTTCCCTCTCCCTGCCTCTCGGTGCGGACGCAGCCTTCAACCCGGGCTCCCTCTTCCTGCCCGCGCTGCTCGTTCTCTTCCTCCTCTTCACCGTCATGCGGTTCCGCAAGCAGCAGAAGGAGGTGGGTGAGCGCCGTGCCCAGGTCGTCGCCGGCGCACGGGTCATGAGCACCTCGGGCATCTTCGGCACGGTCGTCTCCCGCAACGACGCTGAGAACACCGCCCTCGTGGAGATCTCCCCGGGTGTTGAGGTCACGATGCACATCGGCGCCCTCGCTCCGGCGCCCGAGACCGCTCCGGCGGCCGAGGACGCGACGACCGCCCCCGCTGACGGGGACGGACTCGTTGAGCCCGCTCCCGTCGATGCCGCGGCATCCGGTGAGGCGGCCACGCCGTCGTCGGCCTACCGTCACCCCGGGAGCCAGGCGGAAGCCGGCTTCACGGAGCCTGGGACCCCGGGCGCCGGCTCCGCTGGCTCCACGTCCGCCGAGACCCGCCCGGAGGCGGGGGAGCAGCGGTGA